AAGTTGGTCCGGTATGTCCGAGGACAGCGGTTAAACTGAATTACCTGTTGCAACAACGGTCACAAACTTGGACCCGAAGTATCCGTCTCGAGAGAGTCTGCAGGAGTTTGAATGTTGGTTCTGGAAGAATCCAGCCGTGATGCACTCCTCTGCACTCAGGTAGTGTGAGTCCTGACGGTTGGATGAAGGTATTTATGTCAGATGGAGGAAAGCAGGTTTAGTCTGGCCAACAGAGTGCATTCTCACCTTGTTTCTTGTGTAGCGGACAGTACCTATCCTCATATCCTCAGACAGCAGGTCAGTGAAGATCCAGCCCACCTACATCACAAGAACAACTTGGATTAGACCAACTAAAGATTTGTGCAGAGATTATACAAAATTAGAGAAAAATTGTAGAAACAACACATCAAATTTCAACTATTTCAACTATTTGCTACAGTAAGATTCTATATAAAAAgcatataatcataaaaaaatattaaagagTCCAACTGTTTAAGGTGAAATTACTCAAATACTTTTCTCTAACCTTAAGTTGGCTGCTCCAGAGGGTAATTAGTGAAATATGTATACTGTGGATGAAAAGTCTGAATAAAGTTTTTTACGTCTCCTGGTGTGTAAGAGCAGCTGCCTGAAAACTGCTTTCCCCAAAGTTTAAACATTGAACACAAACCTTTTATAATACATAATAAGAAGTCCCTTATTTCCTGCATATCTGTGGTTCAGTATGTTTGTTTAAATGAAGAGAATGTGTTTGAAGAATGGCATTAACTTGTAAACAAACCAGCAAGGCATGAAATCCCTCAAATAACCCAACCGAACACCCAGTAAGTGAGGAACCAACCTTGCAGAGGCCCAGCTTGGCAGCGATTTCATCTACAGCTGCAGCCTTGGGATCCTCCAGCAGTTCCAGGCTGTTCTGGGTAGCACTCTGAAACACCAACCAGACCagaaaagcacatttaaaaactgaTCAGAAGACATGGCTGAGTAAATAACTTGAGCAGACACATGTTCAGCAGGACCGTCTCACCTGTGGGGGCTCATAGATGGCAGCTACCTCCGCTCTAATGCCCAGAGGGATGTCTGTGTGTTCGGTGTACCGACCGTACAAGTAGCCCATCCTCTGGCTGCCCGTTTTCCTCCAGAAGTCCAGGAAGCGGTCGGCAGTAGTGTGGTTCTCAAACATGATGTTGTCCACATGTCTGTATTTCTAGGAACAGAAAACAGCCATTTAGGATTACAcatgtacgcacgcacgcacacacactttcagccCACCAAGTCAGCTGAGAGATTTATTAACGTTTGAAAATCAAAGTATCAGATTAATATAGATGCCAACATAAACAACCAGGATTAGTACTCAGTAATGATCTTCACCAAATAGAATTAACAGAATCTTTTCGCCCAAATGGGGTCGTACCTGTCTGTTGAGAGTGATGGCACTTGGCTGACACTTAGTACAGATCCCCTCAGGCCAGGGAGGATGACCCTCACAGCCCGACTTTATCTTACAGCTAATGTTCTCTAAAGCTGCAAACTTCCCTCTGCAGGAGATCAGAACCAAGTCAGAATCTGACAGAAATCAGGAGCGAATCAGGTGGATGAATTCAAAACAAACCCCTCACTTATCAGCTCCACCGGTCAGCTTGCGAAGGTACGCGTGAAATGACATGTGCTTCACTGGTGGGTCGAGGTGATTCAGGTAGTCTTCATCAAAGGGCTGGGGGGAGCAAACCATTTAGGGCGGATGGTGTTAAAATTTCAACCATGAAGAATAAGAGTAGTTACCTCTAACGGTACACAGTGCACACATTTTCCAAGGGAGCCATGACGACATCTAAAACAAAGAGAACGCCAGTGAATTTTCTGTATCTGCATGTTCCTTGGTTGTGAGGAGCTGGTCTTGTTCTTACAGCTGAGGGTCTCTGTTCCTGTAGATCTTGCCATCTTGCTTGGTCAGATACTGATCGATCTCATCCTCTTGGACCTGGGGTGCTGAAGTGGACCGAGGGAtcaaggaggatgaggaggaagatgaagaagTGGATGAGACGGAGGTGACAGATGAAGATGTGTGTGTGGTGGCTGTGTCCATAACCTCCCCAGAAGAGGCGGAAGAAGCAGAGGGGAACAGAAACAACATGTCTCCATGCCTGCAGAAGAAAAAATTTAACTGAATAATCAAGGACTAAAATAAGGAATTACAACAAGAAGGAAAACTGGGTCATCCGCAGccacattaaaagaaaaactccaCTGATGAAAAATTAGCTTTTCTTATAAACGTTCTTTAAAGGTTCTTTTGAGAAATACCCCAAAcccgtttttggctgcattcatgcattttcctgtctcagtttCAATTGGGCCAGGTAGAGATTTTTCCTGCATCCAGGAGAAAGCAGCCCACTTGCATCATCAGGCATTTCTCCTTCCTCTGAAGCTGGTCTGGTCTCGGTTCTGAAAcctggatattctgacaaattacttctgcatTGGTCACAAAACACCACCGTAAAAATCATGCCTCCTGTCTACAAAGATGCATGtaaagaccaggggcctcatttatcaagcttgcttacgcacaaaacggggtcggaaaactgcgtaagcaactttccatgcaaactttgggatttatgaaagaaaacttagtggaaaaatgtgcacaactttaagttgactgaggacctggcttacgcacgtgTTGGACATGGAGCGCACctacagtgctgctgctgagaaggataaaattatgaaatcctgcagcattatcacttgtactgcttcgttttcacacagaacaagaccccccacacgcacacacacacacagcctgaagagcAGAATACGGaatacagaatatcagcagggggacagattgagacagaatgtcatacgtctgtgacagtgtgtgtgtgtcctgtcactgtgacccgattgatcatgcgccctggcttcttgcacaagggagatctccgtttgggtgactagttagcgcgtgtgactttcacccgggagtctggggatcaatcccgatcggaccatttttttttatccccgccacagatctctctgaagaattcacaacattgacggcttcagcaaccctgtgcca
This Nothobranchius furzeri strain GRZ-AD chromosome 16, NfurGRZ-RIMD1, whole genome shotgun sequence DNA region includes the following protein-coding sequences:
- the nploc4 gene encoding nuclear protein localization protein 4 homolog, with the translated sequence MADNIIVRIQSPDGMKKIASTKRETAAAFLKKVAKEFGFSSNGFSVYLNRNKTGEIVSQNKTLSLLKIKHGDMLFLFPSASSASSGEVMDTATTHTSSSVTSVSSTSSSSSSSSLIPRSTSAPQVQEDEIDQYLTKQDGKIYRNRDPQLCRHGSLGKCVHCVPLEPFDEDYLNHLDPPVKHMSFHAYLRKLTGGADKGKFAALENISCKIKSGCEGHPPWPEGICTKCQPSAITLNRQKYRHVDNIMFENHTTADRFLDFWRKTGSQRMGYLYGRYTEHTDIPLGIRAEVAAIYEPPQSATQNSLELLEDPKAAAVDEIAAKLGLCKVGWIFTDLLSEDMRIGTVRYTRNKDSHYLSAEECITAGFFQNQHSNSCRLSRDGYFGSKFVTVVATGGPDNQVHFEGYQVSNQCMALVRDECLLPCKDAPELGYAKESSPEQYVPDVFYKDKDKFGNDVTFLARPLPVEYLIIDITTTFPKDPQYTFTSTQRFPIENRDILGETQDFHSLATYLSQCSSTSFLDIVSDFHLLLFLVTNEVMPLRDSIGLLLDAVKTSNEDLAQTWKKSEQWATIEQLCSTVGGQQSTSLGYGAMGGSSVPTSSSAMWSCLHCTFMNQPGTEHCEICSLPRS